GCTTGACCAGGTTCTCGACCAATGGATCTTGTGCAGCCATAATCGCAATATCGAGCATAGTAAAGTGATTGCTTTCTATGGTCATAATTTTGGCCGTCATTGCTGCGTGGTCTCTATTGAGCTTTTCCTCAGTAGTTTTCCAGTCACCTTTCAACACGGCTTTAAAAAATTGTCGATATTTGTCATCAACCACCGCTTTTGGTATGACTgcaaaaattgcacattaagatGGCGGAGGTCAAACCAAAGAGTTGGATGAGAGGATGAGGTGGAGGTGTGGACAGTGGATGACGACTGATTTCAAAGTTTGAGCTTCCATTGAACTGAAATAGTTGTTTGCTCGGTTTGCTACATCAAAAATTTATTGTATTGGGGCACCACTTGGGTGGCCATCTTGTGTATTGTAGAGAATTTGTGTGGATCATTGCCTTATTCGAATGGATGAACCCCATTGAAATATTTGATGGCCatgttgccaatttttttgaaaattgggttCACCTTAATACGAAAGTGAGCAATGAAGTACACAAATAAAACATTGAGACAATGTTTACACTTGGCAGCCTATATTATACTTTCGCTAATGTCACGCTTCCAGTGTCATAAAACATTAGTACAGTCCATGCTATTCACACTTCACACACAGTAACAAGTACAAAGAAAGATTACATCACATGTCCTTGTCCAATAATAATAGAGATCACTTATAAACCTTCAGGGGACGGCCGAGACGAGGCCAATAAGTGGATTCGACCATTTCAAAATACAAGGGAAGCTGTAGGATTGCAAACAATACAATAGGGAAGGCAGTTAACAAAGTAATTGGGATATAAATCCACTTGAATCGTTCGCTCAAGATGATAGTAAGAGCAGAGCTGAACGCTACCAGCATAGAGGCCAAAGAGAGGATGAGAAAAGTGAGGCCCATTACCATTTTTCTCGGTAGTGAGTGGAGGAAATCTTCGATTGTGTAGCGTGAAGTTAGGATAGTCAAGAACATCAAGGTGGCAGTGACAGAGGACAAGAGAGCGAAACTGTCTGCAACCATAAATACCATAAATGAGCCCTTGTTAAGAAATATTGGGATCCCCATACTGTCAATGTTGCCTCCGGGTACTGTAAAAGCTGCAGCAAAAGCTACCGTAATGATGAGAGTCGCCACGAGACTACAAGATGACGATGTATACTTCATCCATTGCTGTGCCTCCTCGAACAACTCTTTCCGttcttttacaaaaatttcCCATAATGTTCTTTTATGCGGTTGAAATTTCAGCCATTTAGAAACAGTGGCGCCCATACCCCGTGTcttcataaaaataaaggaCGCCCATCAATGTAAATGTCAATTGAAGAACACAAAAAGGAGGCAAACAAATAAGGAGAACTGACTTGAAACCAGTGAAGTTCCCTCTGCAGAAGAAAAGCTGCTCCAGAAACGTCTGGGGATACACATCTTGGTGACCATTTGGTCAGAGCGTTCCATTGGGCGATTCTCGTCGAATTATCTGTGTCAACGAAACATTGAACGGGGTTCTGTCCGCGCAGTAGTCTATACAAATCAACGTGCCGTCCCTCCAAAATTTCTTTGTAcagtttttcttcaaaattgttatTCCACAACAACTCCGGATAATATTTGAGACATAAATCCAGAATTTCAAAGACTCCACGAGATGCAGCGTCAAGGAGAACATCTGAAGTCAATAGAATCCCGAGGATTTCacaatcatcaaattttttcTTCATCTCGATAAGAAATAGTTCTGCCAAGTGAAGCGAGCAATTGTGCTTAAACTTCAATTCTCCAATCCTTTTGATGAAAGGTGCTGCACGTAACATCAGATAAACAATTTTCCCAAGGATGAAGAATTAAAAGGTTGTAGAAGCTTTCACATTTGTGCTATGTTCTTAAATACATATAGGGgagttgagagaaaaaaaatggctttcagatataaataaagaaaacaaacttGATATGGcttgaaaatcaaaatgcatgcaTCGGAGAATAGACAGATATGTGATGAACACGCAAAATCTAATACAAGAAAAGGAgagttctttttataaaataaaaaaaaaatggttagaTTCAGCAATGGATTGATAGGCCCATTTTTGCTTGAATATTATTACAAATTCGCCTTATGGATATGTAAAGTTTAAACTTCAAATTCAATTGATTAGAATGAACCGTATTATGATATACAAATTGAGAGCCAGTCCACATAAATAACTATAATCTCAAGGGGATACACTGGAAGTATCAATATACACTTTAAATTTAGAGGTCTCTACCTATGGATGGAATGATGTCATTTTCTGTTTATAACATGGCAGTTTTGTGTACCTGGTATTGTGGCAAAATTCCAGAGTGATGTCTCGATCCTGTTAAGTACTAGTAGTGCCACCACCACgaagaggagagaagaatcATATCAGCAAATTAGGAATCGGTGACAAATCAAAAAATACATATTGCACTCATGGAATGAAAATCGCTTCCATTTTATAATGCttgattatgttaaaaaataacTTGGATCAATCAACCTTCATTTCCTCGAATCCAAATTCTACAACTCTCAATAATTCTACTTGGCAATTTGACATTGAGTAAGATATCTCCACTAACTTTCCAAATATTACATTAGATCTAAATTTGTGACATACATCATGATTATAATATCAATTTGCATGCGTAGATGTAGTCCACGTCTTCTAACTTTTTTTGTCAACGAGATCCCTAAatgatatgctttttttttttgtgtgttatTCCATCCATTAAGCATATCAATAGAAGTACCTTGAGCTATCTTCGTGTTCTTGGAGTTGTCAAATAATGTGTCGACCACGTATAGAGGGATAACTGAATATGGGAACAGATAGAGTGACTATCATGTGAATAGAGTTACTCGAATTGTACATATCTAACTAAAGGAGCGCAACCAATACCTACATTTGTAAATAAGcttttcccaaaaattgagtCCAGCTCCACTACGGAAGTAACCACTCATTAATGCCAAGAATTGCAAAAACATCACGCCTTCGGTGTCTTCGAAATTCAATGAGCCGGGGTATTTGCGAGCTAAATATAGGCATATGTCTTTCGGgacacaacaacaaaaaagttaattcaagtaaacaacaaaggaaatgaGATAAGACGAGAAAGTGTAAAATCGTACCCATATGGCCGGAAAACATAAGTCTGCGGATGATTTTGTCCTTCGGGGTACATTTTAGCCTCCTGGCCAGGTACCATATAACCTCCTTACGATCAGGAGCATGTTCATTAGCAGACTTTAGGGCTTTGTAAATAATTGTAGGTTCGGGATCAAATTTGTCTACTAATGCCTTTACCATCCTTACTCTTCCTCCCCGAGCAGCATAGCCGAGGACTCTCTTAGGATCGAGATCTTCACATTTTGGAGGGAAGTGCTTGACCAACTTCTCGACCAACTGATCTTGTGCGGCCATAATCGCAACATCGAGCATAGTTAAGTCATCACTTTCTATTTTCATAACGCCGGTTATCATTGCTGTGCGGTTTTTATTGAGGATCATCTCGATTTCTTTCCAATCACCTTTCACTGCGGCTTGAAACCATAATCGATAGTCTTTATTGACCACCGCTTTCGGCGAGACtgcaaaaattgcaaattgaggCTTTTGCACTCCTTGTTTTTTAGGTCAAGTGTAATCATTGTGCTTGCTCAAAGTTCCAATAAAATGCAGATGCAAGCGAAGAGGCGGTGGTTTACTCAACGAACCTTTTTCACCTTCCTTTACTCTTTGTAAGTGAAAAAATACTTTTCACTTGAGCTATCTTAATTATCATTCAagatattattttgattttaaaattggtgtggaaattatatttgaattaaTATATTAGCATGCTGAAATATCCCACGGCACTTAATTATGAGAGTTATATGCTGTTTATATACATGTAGTTTCTCTCCTCTTATCAACTTAAGTTTTGCGGTTGGACAGGATCTACACTAGTTTATTTCACGTGTGCATCCATCTTGTTTgtgaaattccaattttttaatgatcatatgcaattaaattcaaaatgttttgaattaaatactGTCAATGCGTAAGAcataatatatatgaaaaatgaaaattaaaagtttaaagtgaCAAACCTTTAGATTTAAACTTGCTGGACCTTTGCTTCTTCCACATCTCATAGTCTTCTAAAAGAAGAGTTGACCGGTCTTCAAAACTTCCTTCTTCGTGCACCTCTTTATTACCAAAGAGAGAAATAACCTTGGAAAAATTAGTTACAGTTTGTACGGTTTAGAAAAACTCAAGATATTAttcagattttaaaaaattatgaaaagattaTATTTCAATGTATATGTCAACATTTGTATGCTCTGAATGTTTGGgattaaaaaagttaaaatgcaTGAAACACGAGAATtatgaaaaacaaaagttcaaagttcaaagtgaCAAACCTCTGGTTTTACGATTGTCTTGGCAAGCTTGATCAGTTGCCATGTCTAATGAACTCAAGTCTATGCGAAACTCTTTGccaccaaaaagagaaatgcaCATAAATaacttaagaaaaattaattacactTTACATGCTTTAGATCATGTATACATGACTCGTATCAGGCTCATTCAGTGCATGGAATTTTTTGTATTAAACTTAGATGCAAACTTGTAGCCCTTTGCTCATCATGAAATTGCTTTGTAGGACAATCAGCGGAAAATTCAATTTGTGTATTAAGTAGACATAGAAATTGATTAGTCCTCATGAGGTAATTGTTTAGACAAAACTATCTTGATAATAGGAAATTTTCTGGTAATTAACCTTGATGAACTGGTCATTGAGTGCTTGTAAGTAATGAAACTAGGATGACAAAAGgaagtgggatcttcatcaacaACTATAAGGGAACTTGTGGAGCCAAGTCATCCCAAATTAGGAGATTGACTTTGAGTAATACATTTTGTGTGCTCACTGTTTACTTGAAAGGGATAGCCATAACACGGACCCgagaaaatgaatcaattagCAGTATTTGGTGGCCAcacattgcttttgcatttttagttCGTGGAAATTACATATTTTCGGCCTCTGTAATTAGTTCCAATTAAATATGCCGCCAAACTAGataaaggaaacaaagaaattataagACCCCATCGCTTATACCataattttttctgttttggaaCATGAACATGTACCTGGTGGATTCAAATTTCCTTGTATTTCACTTTGATGCGGCGCCATTGGGTTGCTCTCCTCATTgcaatctttcaacgacaaagTAAACAGATGATGCAAAAATGAGTAAGATATTCAATTAAGTTTTAGTCTTCCTAGgccgagtttttttttttgaacaaattccTAGGCCGAGTTCATTCCTTCCTTTTATACAAGTACCTCACCTAATGTAAACCTACACCTAGAGCAAGTAAAACATATAATTTTGTATTCACTTTATAGCGAGTGgattaccttttttttcttttggatagaAACGGTTGAATTACTTAAATGTAAAAAGGATTATCACTTGAAATAAAGACTAGACCTTTACAAGTTGGCAAGTAGGCTGAGGCTTTGGGGCCACACATAATTAGGTTCAGTACCTAGTGATTGAACTATTACATGAGGGTGactctgtctctctttcttaTGATACAGTTCATTCTATTCCTTGACACCAAAGGAGTCTTTACCAAGTTAAGTTACTTCTTTCTCGAGCTTGGGAAAGTTATTCAAGCAAGTTATTTTGCAAGCTTTTAGCTTAACAAAGCTATCGACAAAAACAAGCATCTCACTTTGTCTAGTCCAAAAATAGGTATAAGGACACTAGAAGTGTTAAAAGTTTCATCACTTATAATAGTAACAACcatttttattgacaaattatttttgGCTTAGAACAACAACATGATTTCCTTTTGGGAGATGACTATAGTGAATTGATTAGCTCGGGAATCATGTCTTTAAAGGATGAGTCTCATGTAGTCTCTTAATGATaagtaattaaatattcaaaaccCGTTTGTTTTGCGGTGCGCTCTTGACGGAATTGCTTTGTTGGACAACCAACTGCCATCCGATTTGCATATCAAGTAGACATGGAAAATAATTAGTCCTCGCCAGGTGATTGCTCGGACAAAACTTTCCGATAAGAGGAAATTTTCTGGTAGTTAATTTTGATGAACTGCTCATTGAGTTCTTATGAGCGACGAAACTAGGATTGACAAAAAGCAGTCGCATCATCATCCAAAACTACGAGGGAACTCCTGCAGCCAAGTCATACCAAATTTAGGAGATTTGACTTTGAGTAatactttttgcttttgcttactGTTTTCTTGAATCAAGTCAACTGTATTTGATGGCAcacattgcttttgcatttttagttcgttgtaggaaatttatttatttttcgtccCTGTATTTAGTTCCAATTACATCTGCGGCCAAACTAGATAAAGGAAACAAAGAACTTATAAGACCACATCACTTATGCCATAAATTTTTCTGGGTTGGAACATAAATATGGACCTGGTGGTGGTTCTACAGGATTCGAATCTCCTTGTATTTCACTCGGTTGCAGCGCCATTGGGTTGCTCTCCTCGTTGTAGTCTTTCAAAAACATAGTAGGTGGAGGATGCAAAAATGGGTAAGATATCTAATTATCTAAGAGTTTTGGTCCCCCTAAGCGGAGTTCATTCCATCTTTTTATAGAAGTACCTCCCCTAATATAAAGGCAACCCCTACACCTAGTGCAAGTAAAGCATcacttgttcttcttttttattattattattattattattattattattattattattattattattattattattattattattattattattattattattattattattattattttacattATAGTGGTTGGATTACTTGAGTAAAAATGATTATCACTGGGAATATAAGCTAGACCTACACAAGTTGGCAAGCAAACTCAGACTCCAAGACCACAGATCATTAGGTTCATTCCCAAGTGATCGAACCGTTGCTTTAATGTAACTTTGTCTCTCTTTCTTATGATAAAGTTCATTCCGTCCCTTGACACCAATGGAGTCTTTACCAAGTTAAGCcacttctttcttggacttagGCAAGCTATTCATGCAAGTTAATTTGCAAGGCTCTAGCCAAATAACGCCATATGCAAAAACGAGTGCCTCAATTTTGTCTGGCCCAAAGGCACAAGTACGAAACTTCAATTCCATAGATTTGCTTAATGTAGAAAATAACTAGGTTTCttagaaatttctcttttcaacaaaattaatttttatggaagcaaaatctaaaaataaagagaaaacataatgcATCTAATATATGGGATATCCACAATAAACAAGAACAAAACATGTGATATTCTCAATTATGACAACTAAATCCTATacggaaatagaaaaactaacaaaagaaggaaattaaataaattggggcGACTACTTGGAACCTACCTCGTTTTTCTAGATAAACttcaccaaaataaataaataaataaattggggTGACTAgttaaattgcaattgaataattaatggcaactttgtcttttttatgaaaatggtgtgcatttttttgttttgtcggTCTTACTCTACTCATACTCTAACTCTTACTCTCAGATTTTTGCCATGTCTCCATATAAggtgtgggagtcgaaacccacaccTGAAGCTATATCATCCTCACCCCAACCCCCTTGAGAATGTGGAGATCTGAACCCCCCACCTTCCTCTTCCTATGTGGGAGTGGTGACCATTAGAGTGCATTTAATCAGATAAGGGATGAAAATAGCGCCATCCAAAGGTTTTCGTGTAATATATATAGctataaaatggaaattttccaaacttttcatttccaaatatgtcaataaaaatacgtttggtaaagtTTTGATTGCTGTGTTTGAAAATGAATACGGTTAACCTTGCAAAATTTAATTACACTCTGTATGCTTTAGATCTTGTATACATGACTATATGAGGCTCATTCATTGCAGTGGAATTTTCTGCATTAAACTTATATGGtaaatttcttaacaaaaaaaaaaaaaaaaaaattaacagagATCATGAGTTTTTATAAATAGGTCTTGAATCATGAATTAGTTTTGTGGGACCTTCTAAGTTTCATATATCAAACGATGCATTTTTAGTGAGTTTTAATTTGTAGTTGCCATTGATCTAATCCGCAATATCATTTATACATTATAAGTGCATTTTGTTACTATTTGGAAGTAAACGAGTATTTCTTTTGGGCTTTCTCAATTATAGATAttgttcaaattttaaaaaaatgaaaatattgtctGTAAGTTTATATGTTAGCATTTGTATGCTGTGAAATTCAAAGTGATTTGGactaaaaaaaagtcaaaatgcatTAAACACAAggttaatgaaaaaataaaattaaaatttcaaagagacAAACCTCTAGTTGTTTTGCGACCAACTTGGGAAGCTTTATAAGTTGCCATGCCTTCGTAGTCCGTTTTCGTGCAACTCTTTCTTACCAAAAATTCAATGAATATAAATAACCTAATTAATTTTACTCTATATGCTCTTGATCATGTATACATGATCAAGCTCATTCATCACATGGAATTTATTGCATGAAACTTAAATGGTAaaattttaagcaaaaaaaaaaaaaaaaaatcaacgttaAACTTAGCAAAGATCatgagtttatttatttttatttttttaatataggtatcaaattaggaattagttttGTGGGACCTTCTAGGTTCCATATATTGGATGATCTGTTTTTAGTGcgcttttattttttgttgtcatTGATCTTATCCACGATatcattcataaattatgagcgtgttcttttattctttgaaAGTATAAAAGTATGTCTTTTTGGACtttttcaattataattcaagatattattcagattttaaaatttatgaaatttttttatttaaagttaTATGTCAGTATTGTATGCTTTGAAGCTTAAAATGTTCTgattgaaaagtcaaaatccatGAAACACAAGacttatgaaaaataaaagttcaaagtgaCAAACCTCTGGTTGTTTTGCAACCGTCTTGGGAAGCTTTATTAGTTGCCATGCCTTGTGAACTCCCTTCTTCGTGAAATTCTTTGTTACCATAAAGAGAAACAAATATAATCAACCTTAGAAAAGTTAATTACACTTTGCATGCTTTATATCATGCATACTAGCTCAATCAttgcatggattttttttttcattaacctTAGATGGTAAACttctaaacaaaaagaattaACGTTAAACTTAACAAAGATCACAACTTCCTTTTCGAGATAGAAATTGTATCATGAATTAGTGGGACGTTCTAGCTTTCATATAGTGGACAATGCGATTTTACTAAGCTTTTGTCTCATTGCCATTGATCTTATCCATGATATCGTTAAGTAAATTATGAGCacattcttttactttttggaagtaaaaagtttttttttttttggggggtgctTTCTCAATTATAATTCAAGATACTATTCAGatatcaaaaattataaaaattttatacttcaATTTATATGTCAGCATATGTATGCTCTGAAACTTGAAGTATTTGGGattgaaaaagttaaaatgcctgaaacacaagatttatgaaaaacaaaaattaaaagttcaaagtgacAAACCTCTGGTTGTTTTGCAACTGTCTTGGCAAGCTTGATCAGTTGCCATGTCCATTGAACTCAAGTCTATTCGAACCTCTTTGTTACCTAAAAGAGAAATGGACATAAAtaactttagaaaaattaattgcacTTTGTATGCTTTGGATCATGCATACATGAGTAGTATCATGTCATTCGGTGCCTGGAATTTTCTGTATTAAACTTagatggtaaattttttttaaaaaaaattaatgtcaaaCTTAATAGAGATGATGAGTTATTTCGAGATCTCGGTGCCATTAATCTTATTTGCGATATCGTTCATAAATTAAGTTCatacaaaatttatgtatcTTCATAACTATAATAGAActatacataaataaaaattatgaatttatttaatcatatcgattttatcaattaataaaattaataaataagtcACCATCTATACAATATATAAGTTTACAACATTCATAGAAATGCATTGCatggatttttttcttaaataagtgtATCGTTTAACTTTATTGGATAGATATAATGGTTGGGAAAAAGAATTGATCTAATTTTTCTTAGAAAACCCATGTTATCTTCCTTGTTTTTGTGGCAAGAATGTACAGCCATGTGTCACagtccgtgaatcctcccgtacccgtgacacttgtgagtggggGCTTGGGGTTATCTAGTGAAGAGAGTAAGGcagaagggtagaacacaactggtccgtgggagtggcgtcaggacggttggtgctaggagttctaggatagaaagattatatcacttaggagctctgaagacggggtaggcctcccgtgcacaaactggtcgagAGCTTATGTcgctctcctgacgaggccatggcaggccgaaaccagttgttgtgcctaaagagaaCTGTTGTcttactcgatggactagacgcccgagcgaagctgggcgtggtaggatctcgtacgaagaatcattcaccgtattgttcgtggaacagctaaagaaagggctggcctggcgaattccgctcgTTGGGCGCCCACGGGTcgttccgaggccaaggaaactctcggcccgtgacacatgcatgtaTATTGCACTATGTGTtagtgaattttcttttctaatgttATCTTAAGCTTTGTCATGACAGTGACAACCACTTTCATTGAGAAGtaatttttcactcaaaactatggtaatatttatttttgggagATGACTGTTGTAAATTGAATGGTTTAGGGATCATGTATTAAAGGGATTAGTCTAGTGCAGTCTCTtaaagataagtaattaactATGTAGAACCCGTTTGTTTTGCCCTGATGAAATTGCTTTGTACGACATTGTGTATGCTTACGGTTCACTTGAAAGGAATAGTCACACTCATGGGctcaagaaaaatgaatcagTTAGTGGGAAAAGtgtctaaaaagtcttaaatttattatgtttgtgtcaatttagtcctaagccTTTTGGTTTATAGCCAATTAAGTcctttcggctaattttgatcgGATAATTTTTGAACCAGCAATTCGGAGACCTTTATGCCCTGAACATCTTTCTGATAAAGCGAAATCTCATACTCTCCCCAATATAGTATTCTTCACAATGGTCCATGTCAAGTTGCTAGCGAAGCATCATCACGCTTCTGATGTAAACACGAGCACCGGATGGTTAATCCGATCCCGCACGACTTATTTGCACGACACAAGTTCCTGGATGGTCCACACAGGGGAATTGGAGTAGTTTGTTGGGGCGCGAGGGAGTCCATTTGTTGCTTACAAGCTTCTGAATCTTGGTCCTCCCCATTTCAATGGCATCAATGTGACGTGGACGCCGGTCGGTTAACATGGCATTGTCAGtattgacgtggacaacttttcacaatattttcaaattttttattttctttttgcttttcttttattttcttctcctcctcgcTTCAACCGGTTTCGAACCTTGGCAACTAGCCAAAGGTGAGGACCGGCGAGGTTGAGGTCCTACTAACGAGGGTTAAGCCCTCACCAGAGGCTGTAAGGATGGTCTCACCGGCCATGGGTAAGGCCCAACCTCGCTAGATCAAacaaggtcaagcctcatcTAGCCACTAGTAAGGGCTCGAGCCCTCATAGGCACGACCTCACAGCTTCTAGCGAGTGCTCCaaccttgccagatctggcaaggccaaGCTTCATCCATGACCgacgagggcaagcctcaccagtGGCTAGTGAGGCTTGCCAAAGGCCAACAACATCGACCTTGCCAACTCTTGCCTTTGGCCGATATTAGTAGTCTAGTAACCAACTAGAGGAAGAatgaggagaaggaaaaaaaaaaggaaaaggaaataaattaaaaatgcaaaaaatatgtaaaaaattattaaaagttatcctgAGTCAGCCAATCGGCGTCCATATTAgtaatatttggccaaaatcagccattttgattgaattagcactagatcaaaaaaatttagattaaattggtaccaataaaaagtttaggaacttaccaaaaaaaaaattatgactaaattgtaataaattgatgacttttctaacactttttCCTAGATAAGCTATATtagcttttgcatttttagcATGAGGAAATTAGATTTGTTTGGCCTTGGTAAGTTGGGAAATCTCAGTTGTAGCCTTTATACTTTGTTTGGCTATGAGTCCAATCCTCATACTGTTCTATGGcgacaatttaaatcaatttgtTAAAATTACCAGGACAAAGAATTTTGCGTCCCCTAATAATTCGGAAGTAAGctatctttcaaaaagaaaattttttctGATGATTTAGTTGGACTTTACAAATTATTTAGAAGTCAAGCAATGTCTTTTAGGATACGTACTTGAGTTCAATGCATGATTTTAGGTACCCTGGACTCGCATTAAGAGCACAACTATAATTGTATGAGTTCCAGCTTAGTCGAATCGACATTTTTGCCTCAAATCAGCTCATCGGTTTACGAAAATGTTTTAGTGAAATTTGCTCCTT
This genomic stretch from Eucalyptus grandis isolate ANBG69807.140 chromosome 3, ASM1654582v1, whole genome shotgun sequence harbors:
- the LOC108958266 gene encoding uncharacterized protein LOC108958266 isoform X2, whose translation is MDIQDSSIPKPSPGNKEVRIDLSSMDMATDQACQDSCKTTREFHEEGSSQGMATNKASQDGCKTTRDYNEESNPMALQPSEIQGDSNPVEPPPDCNEESNPMAPHQSEIQGNLNPPEFRIDLSSLDMATDQACQDNRKTREVHEEGSFEDRSTLLLEDYEMWKKQRSSKFKSKVSPKAVVNKDYRLWFQAAVKGDWKEIEMILNKNRTAMITGVMKIESDDLTMLDVAIMAAQDQLVEKLVKHFPPKCEDLDPKRVLGYAARGGRVRMVKALVDKFDPEPTIIYKALKSANEHAPDRKEVIWYLARRLKCTPKDKIIRRLMFSGHMDICLYLARKYPGSLNFEDTEGVMFLQFLALMSGYFRSGAGLNFWEKLIYKFIPLYVVDTLFDNSKNTKIAQVLNRIETSLWNFATIPELFLIEMKKKFDDCEILGILLTSDVLLDAASRGVFEILDLCLKYYPELLWNNNFEEKLYKEILEGRHVDLYRLLRGQNPVQCFVDTDNSTRIAQWNALTKWSPRCVSPDVSGAAFLLQRELHWFQTRGMGATVSKWLKFQPHKRTLWEIFVKERKELFEEAQQWMKYTSSSCSLVATLIITVAFAAAFTVPGGNIDSMGIPIFLNKGSFMVFMVADSFALLSSVTATLMFLTILTSRYTIEDFLHSLPRKMVMGLTFLILSLASMLVAFSSALTIILSERFKWIYIPITLLTAFPIVLFAILQLPLYFEMVESTYWPRLGRPLKVYK